Proteins encoded by one window of Sardina pilchardus chromosome 7, fSarPil1.1, whole genome shotgun sequence:
- the LOC134086910 gene encoding transcription factor PU.1: MLATLETSCYIHDYGPRDIASSPKTVEVDLDVIEEYLKEHSMEVSSGACVQNSSEEAHNCIQEGWASQQGHYEWHYSVPHTTEEDCYKPHAPQQAWYPHPRTNEWVHGQFAIATYSDSDSQSSNSGYHECPPSPPSDTMGHKDSEPLPLASLSGKRKERLFQFLYEMLETPEMRSCIWWVQSASGTFQFSSQNKERLAQMWGRRKGNRKTMTYQKMARALRNYSRTGEIHKVKRKLTYQFTGDTLKGLQRDAQSIS; this comes from the exons ATGTTGGCGACACTAGAAACT AGCTGCTACATCCATGACTATGGGCCTCGAGACATTGCCTCCTCTCCTAAGACAGTGGAGGTGGACCTGGATGTGATTGAAGAGTACCTGAAGGAGCACTCAATGGAGGTCTCAtctggtgcatgtgtgcagaACAGCAGTGAGGAGGCACACAACTGCATCCAAG AGGGCTGGGCTTCACAGCAAGGACACTATGAATGGCATTATAGTGTCCCTCATACTACAGAGGAGGACTGCTATAAGCCACATGCTCCACAACAAGCCTGGTACCCTCACCCTAGAACAAACGAATGG GTGCATGGCCAGTTTGCAATCGCAACATACAGTGACTCCGACTCTCAGTCCAGCAACTCTGGCTATCATGAGtgccccccatcacccccctctGATACGATGGGACACAAAGACAGTGAGCCTCTGCCCTTGGCTTCCCTATCAG GCAAGAGGAAGGAGCGTCTGTTCCAGTTCCTGTACGAGATGCTGGAGACTCCCGAAATGCGCAGCTGCATCTGGTGGGTGCAGTCGGCGAGCGGCACCTTCCAGTTCTCCTCCCAGAACAAGGAGAGGCTCGCCCAGATGTGGGGCCGCCGCAAGGGCAACCGCAAGACCATGACCTACCAGAAAATGGCGCGGGCCTTGCGCAACTACTCCCGCACGGGTGAGATCCACAAGGTGAAGCGCAAACTCACCTATCAGTTCACTGGGGACACCCTCAAAGGCCTTCAGCGAGACGCTCAGTCAATTAGTTAA
- the LOC134086911 gene encoding adenosine receptor A1-like produces MAWMVYISLEIAIAVACCLGNVMVVWAVQMRRSLRQPTFCFVVSLAVADFLVGAVAVPLAVLVDGWVCTSFHVCLAVSCVVLVLTQASVLSLLAIAVDRYLRVRIPLRYKQMATQRRSWAAVALCWLFSCFLGFPPLFGWHNGSPGGAPSSANSTVIECTFLAVISLPYMVYFNYFGCILLPLLAMTVLYALVFHNLRVRLRRVPASPSAEPQGGSRAFYERERRLVSSLALVLALFAVCWMPLHVMNCVLLFSRGGGPNDSDSDGVVSQGTFYAGILLSHANSAVNPVVYALRIRKIREAYVEIWRQCFLCRHKRQRRRNSDVWQGGLPGSHETGSSPVSASAQASRL; encoded by the exons ATGGCCTGGATGGTGTACATCTCGCTGGAGATTGCGATCGCCGTGGCTTGTTGCCTGGGGAACGTGATGGTGGTGTGGGCCGTCCAGATGAGGCGGTCCCTGAGGCAGCCCACTTTCTGCTTCGTGGTGTCGCTGGCCGTGGCCGACTTCCTGGTGGGGGCCGTGGCGGTGCCTCTGGCCGTGCTGGTGGACGGCTGGGTGTGCACGTCCTTCCATGTGTGCCTGGCGGTCAGCTGCGTGGTGCTGGTGCTCACCCAGGCCTCCGTGCTGTCGCTGCTGGCCATCGCCGTGGACCGTTACCTGCGCGTCAGGATCCCCCTCAG ATACAAACAAATGGCCACTCAGCGTCGCTCCTGGGCAGCGGTGGCTCTGTGCTGGCTCTTCTCCTGTTTTCTCGGCTTCCCCCCGCTCTTTGGCTGGCACAACGGAAGCCCTGGCGGCGCGCCATCCTCTGCCAACTCCACCGTCATCGAGTGCACTTTCCTGGCCGTGATCTCCCTGCCCTACATGGTCTACTTTAACTACTTTGGCTGCATCCTGCTGCCCCTGCTGGCCATGACTGTGCTTTACGCCCTGGTGTTCCACAACCTGCGCGTGCGTCTGCGGAGGGTGCCTGCGTCCCCGTCCGCCGAGCCACAGGGCGGCTCCAGGGCCTTCTACGAGCGCGAGCGGAGGCTGGTCAGCTCGCTGGCGCTCGTGCTCGCGCTCTTCGCCGTGTGCTGGATGCCGCTGCACGTCATGAACTGTGTGCTGCTCTTCTCCCGAGGGGGAGGGCCCAACGACAGCGACAGCGACGGGGTGGTCTCCCAGGGCACCTTCTACGCCGGCATCCTCCTGTCGCACGCCAACTCCGCCGTGAATCCCGTGGTGTACGCGCTGCGCATCCGCAAGATCCGCGAGGCCTACGTCGAAATCTGGAGACAGTGCTTTCTGTGCCGCCATAAAAGGCAGAGGCGGAGGAACTCGGACGTCTGGCAGGGCGGCCTCCCAGGCAGTCATGAGACCGGGAGCAGCCCTGTGTCGGCGTCAGCACAGGCTTCCAGACTGTGA